CGCAGGAGGCAAAAAGGGGCCAGTCTGCTAACCGAGGCAAGTTAAAAAGCGAGAATCATCGCCGCCAGTGAAAGCTTCGCTTGCCGAGGCCAGTTCCGCTTCGCGGGGAAAGAGCAGATGAACGCCGCTAAGAACCACGTTATCCGTCAACGGTCCTCCGAAAAAGAAGAAGAATAACCAGAGCAGAAGTGATGCCGCTTCCAGATCCTACACCCGACAACCCCAGGCCCGGCTCTTCCTGGCTCTTGATCTTAAATCCCCGCTCGAGCGGGGGGGACCGCTTGCGGTGGGGTGTGTGCTCTTTGAACAACGTTTAGAATAGGTTGGCTCCTCGCAATTGAACGACAAATTTACTCTTCACGTTATTTGGTCTGTGATCCATATGTATGGTTTTAAAAGCAACCAAGAACGCACAACGAATAACCGTTATCAGAGCATTATTTCAGGCGGCAGCTTTTCCATACTTTAGATACTCGTGCACACCCTCCGCCACTATGTGGCCCTTCTCCCTCAAGGGAGGACTTAAGATCAGGATCATCAGGAGCCAAACACAGCATTCGCACGAGAACCAGCATATTAGTGGAATTTAACTCCCTGACTCATGGGTAATAATGAGCTCTCGAGAGCGGATTAAAGAGCTTTTCAATATCGCGGAACCTTACCAGCCCTCTTTGCTTTTCCCTTCTCTCTACTCTCTGAATAATGGTTTGACCAAGAACGGTTATTCTGAAAACTCCCAATTCCGTCATTCCGACAAAGCTCCTGGTCGGAATCTCTATGGTATTTCTTCACGGCTCTCCTCAACGAACGGATAACCGTCCAACGGCGAAATAGTCTCTCCAAGAGTTTTCGTCCCCGCGAAGCGGGCCTTGCGTCCCCGGATGCTTCTCCGGGCATTGCGACCTGGCGTGGTCTTCGCCAGCCTTGCGTCCACTGATGCTTTTCAGTGCAATGCGTCCCACCGAAGGTGGCATCACTTCCTCGCGCCAGCGAGCCTCACTTCCTGCCGGAGGCAGCATCACTTCTGATCTTGATGCCACCAACCGCCACCCCTGACCCCGGCTTAAGTTTGCTTCTTCGCTTCTTATTTCGTAACTGTTGTGTTATAAATGAAATAGTACGTAATCGAAATCATGGGAGCAGAGATGAAACGAGTCAATATTCTAAATGAAAGCATGATGAGCGCCCTTCTTAAACTCGCCTGGCCGGCGGTTCTTACCATGCTCTTCCAGACCGTTTACAATATGGTCGACGCTTACTGGCTCGGGAAGTTGGGGAAAATTGAGATCTCCGCTCCCACAATTGCTTGGCCTGCAATCTTCTTGCTGATCTCTATCGGTGGAGGGCTGGCAGTAGCGGGACTGGCTCTCGTCTCTCAAAATCTTGGGGCAGGAAGAAAGGAAGAGGCCTCTCATGTAGCCGGACAGGTGATTTCCATAAGCTTAGTTGTCGCAGTGATTCTAGGTCTTCTCGGTGCGATCTTTTCCGAGGCCGTATTGAAGCTTCTCAGTATTCCGCCAGAACTGCTTTCAGTAACCAATATATACATGAGAACGATCTTTCTAGGAGCTCCCTTCACCTTCACGATGTTCACTTTCAACTCACTCTTCACCGCTATCGGTGATACAAAAACACCGATGTACTTGATGGGTTTCTCTGTAACGGTAAATGCGTTTCTCGATCCTCTCTTGATATTCGGTATAGGCTTTCCGAGACTGGAGGTCTTCGGAGCCGCTCTCGCAACTGTAATATCAAGAGGATTTGTTGTGATCGTTGCGACAGTCATTCTATTCAAGGGAAAGAGAGGATTCAAAGTCAATTTCAGAGATCTGAGACCGAAGTGGAAGACTCTTGCCCGCGTCTTGAGGATAGGTCTCCCCTCCTCTGCCGGACAGTCTATAACGGCTCTCGCATTTCTAATAATCACTTCGATGGTTGCTGGCTTCGGTTCGGTGGCAACCGCTGCCCTGGGTGTGGGGAATAGGATAACATCACTTGCAACTATGTTCTCTTTCGGCCTTTCACAGGCAACGTCATCGATGGTCGGGCAGTATCTTGGCGCCGGAAGGAAGAATGATGCTTATTCAGTTGTATGGAAGGCGACCGGAATAAACGTGTTGATTGTTGGAGTGATCTGCACCGGTACGTTCTTCTTTGGGAAGGAAGTGACGGCTTTTTTCATCAATGACCCGCTTGTCTTGATTGAAGGAGAGAAGTACTTCAGAATAGTCTCCTTTTCAATACCGGTCTTCGCAAGTTACAACATCTTCGACATGGCTCTAAGAGGCTCGGGCCATACGATTCAGTCGATGATTCTCAATATCACCAGACTATGGGGAATACGCCTTCCCCTGATATACTTCTTCGGTCTGTCCATGGGAACCACAGGAATCTGGTACGCAATGCTGGCGAGCAATCTTGTGATTTCGTCTGCGGCAGCCATGGTTATCTTCATGAAGCGGTGGCTCAAACCGGTTATCTAGTACAGACTATGTCAAGTCCAATGTGAGGCAATTACTACCGTTTACAGATGATGTCTTCGATATGTTACCAAAATTCTCTTCATTGTTTCACTTCTTAATATTTCCTTATTGTCATTAGTGGTACTATTCGTACAACATGCAAAAGCTCGAATTTCTGCGTTCTGGCTAGTTAAATGCGCTTTCGGGGGAATAATTAGCTTAGAACACCGATTTTTGTACTTGCTTCGATATCAGAAAATGTGCATCAGATTATGGGTTAGTCTCATTCACTTGTAACCACTTCAGGAGGAGGTAGAAGTATGAGAAAACTCTTTGTAATTCTTTCAGTTGTTTTTCTTTCCGTATCAGCACTTGCTTCAATTAAGGTGGGCGCCATTCTTCCAATGACCGGGGGCGTTGCAGCGTTCGGCCAGATGATCTGGCAGGGTGTGGAACTTGCAAACGAGCTGTTCCCGGGGGTCCTTGGAGAGGAAATCGAAATTATCTTGCTAGACAACAATTCCGATAAGGTTCAGGCTGTGAACACCGCACGTCGTGCTATCGAGCAGGAGGGGGTTGTTGCGATTATCGGGCAGGTAATAAGCTCGAATACGATTGCCGGGGGAACGGTGGCAGAAGAGAACGGAGTTGCGATGGTTTCACCAAGTTCAACAAATCCACTTGTAACTCAGGACAAAAAATACGTTTCCCGTGTCTGCTTCAGCGATCCTTTCCAGGGAGTGGCAGCTGCATTGTTGGCGTTCAACAATATGGGAGCGGAAAACGTCGCAGTCTTCGTAGATGTTGAGCAAGACTATGCCGTAGGATTTGCCAATTATTTTAAGGAGACTGCTATTGAACTCGGAGGGAGCGTTTTCTATGAGTATTACAAATCGGGAGATCAGGATTTCACTGCGCAGGTCTCTGACGCTATCTCCAAAGGAGCAGGCGCCTTCTTCATTCCAGGATACTATCAGGAGATCGCGCTCATAGCTATCCAGGCAAGACAGCTGGGTTTCTACGATCCAATAATTGCAGGTGACGGAGCAGCAGTTCCTGAAACTATTGAAATTGGCGGAGACGCTGTGAACGGATTGTATTTCACAACTCACTATGATGCGGGAAGTCCGGCGTTGACAGAGAATGCAAAGCTCTTTGTAGAAGCCTACACTGCAAAGTACGGTGAAGCGCCGGGAACATTCACTGCCCTCGGGTTTGACACATATTTGGTCGTCAGGGACGCAATAGAACGTGCGGGGAGCACAGATCGAGAAGCAATAGCCAAGGCTGTAAGACAGACAAGGGATTTTCCTGCCGTGACAGGGATAATCACAATCGATGAAAATGGTGATGCGATTAAGTCTGTTGCGATTGTGAAGATCGAAAACGGCAAGTTCGTCTACGATACAACGATCAATCCTTAAAGAAGACGGGGCTCGAATGAGCCCCGTCCTCCCCTTTCTTCTTGATCGGCCGGAGGTGTGAGCTTGGACCCTAAGACTCTCTTACAGAACTTTATTAACGGTCTTAGCCTTGGTTCCCTATATGCTCTGATAGCGATAGGCTATACGATGGTTTACGGGATTCTAAGACTGATAAATTTTGCTCATGGAGACATCTTCATGATGGC
This is a stretch of genomic DNA from Mesotoga sp. BH458_6_3_2_1. It encodes these proteins:
- a CDS encoding MATE family efflux transporter gives rise to the protein MKRVNILNESMMSALLKLAWPAVLTMLFQTVYNMVDAYWLGKLGKIEISAPTIAWPAIFLLISIGGGLAVAGLALVSQNLGAGRKEEASHVAGQVISISLVVAVILGLLGAIFSEAVLKLLSIPPELLSVTNIYMRTIFLGAPFTFTMFTFNSLFTAIGDTKTPMYLMGFSVTVNAFLDPLLIFGIGFPRLEVFGAALATVISRGFVVIVATVILFKGKRGFKVNFRDLRPKWKTLARVLRIGLPSSAGQSITALAFLIITSMVAGFGSVATAALGVGNRITSLATMFSFGLSQATSSMVGQYLGAGRKNDAYSVVWKATGINVLIVGVICTGTFFFGKEVTAFFINDPLVLIEGEKYFRIVSFSIPVFASYNIFDMALRGSGHTIQSMILNITRLWGIRLPLIYFFGLSMGTTGIWYAMLASNLVISSAAAMVIFMKRWLKPVI
- a CDS encoding ABC transporter substrate-binding protein translates to MRKLFVILSVVFLSVSALASIKVGAILPMTGGVAAFGQMIWQGVELANELFPGVLGEEIEIILLDNNSDKVQAVNTARRAIEQEGVVAIIGQVISSNTIAGGTVAEENGVAMVSPSSTNPLVTQDKKYVSRVCFSDPFQGVAAALLAFNNMGAENVAVFVDVEQDYAVGFANYFKETAIELGGSVFYEYYKSGDQDFTAQVSDAISKGAGAFFIPGYYQEIALIAIQARQLGFYDPIIAGDGAAVPETIEIGGDAVNGLYFTTHYDAGSPALTENAKLFVEAYTAKYGEAPGTFTALGFDTYLVVRDAIERAGSTDREAIAKAVRQTRDFPAVTGIITIDENGDAIKSVAIVKIENGKFVYDTTINP